The following are encoded together in the Capsulimonas corticalis genome:
- the purS gene encoding phosphoribosylformylglycinamidine synthase subunit PurS, which yields MARVKVTVTLKPALLDSQGKVVQSALTQLGYEGVDGVRIGKYVELTVPDSENIDAQVKEMCEKLLSNPVIEDYQFEVIR from the coding sequence ATGGCGCGGGTAAAAGTGACGGTGACATTGAAGCCGGCCCTGCTCGATTCCCAGGGCAAAGTCGTGCAGTCGGCGCTGACCCAACTGGGCTACGAAGGCGTGGACGGCGTGCGGATCGGCAAGTACGTCGAACTGACGGTTCCGGACAGCGAGAATATCGATGCTCAGGTCAAGGAGATGTGCGAAAAGCTGCTCTCGAACCCGGTCATCGAGGACTACCAATTCGAGGTCATCCGGTGA
- the purB gene encoding adenylosuccinate lyase, translated as MIERYSHPQMRGLWEPQAKTQRWLDVEIAVCEGLAHFGYIPQEDVEKIKADSKFELDRIAELEKETRHDVMAFVKNVQEHLGDEGRFVHFGITSYDVVDTALSLLLRDSLDLILEGVDGLMKVVGRLAVEHKDTLQIGRTHGIHAEPITFGYKLAVWYSELQRNVVRLQAARENIAYGKISGAVGTHANISPEVETWVCESLGLKAADVSTQILQRDRHAQVVTTIAILAGSLEKFATELRNLQRTEILEVQEFFAVGQRGSSAMPHKRNPWNSETVSGLARVIRGFVVPALENVTTWHERDLANSSVERVILPDTCVLMDWMLRKFTNILDTLNVYPENMKKNLEKMGGLVASEQVMLALIEKGLSRDDAYKVAQRNAAKAWEGEDFATAVAADPLVTANLTPEEVAKAFDIRYHLKHVDETFQKLGLLPQENTGGDQWRG; from the coding sequence TTGATCGAACGCTATTCACACCCGCAGATGCGCGGGCTTTGGGAGCCGCAGGCTAAGACGCAGCGGTGGCTCGACGTGGAGATCGCCGTCTGTGAAGGACTGGCGCACTTCGGCTACATTCCGCAGGAGGATGTGGAGAAGATTAAGGCCGACTCCAAGTTTGAGCTGGACCGAATTGCCGAACTGGAGAAGGAGACGCGCCATGATGTGATGGCGTTTGTCAAGAACGTGCAGGAGCATCTGGGCGACGAGGGCCGCTTCGTCCACTTCGGCATTACGTCGTATGATGTCGTGGACACGGCGCTGTCGCTGCTGCTTCGCGATTCGTTGGACTTGATTTTGGAAGGCGTTGATGGCCTGATGAAGGTCGTCGGACGCCTCGCGGTCGAGCACAAGGACACGCTTCAGATCGGGCGCACGCACGGCATTCACGCCGAGCCGATCACCTTCGGCTATAAGCTGGCCGTTTGGTACTCGGAATTGCAGCGTAACGTCGTTCGCTTACAGGCGGCGCGTGAGAACATTGCTTACGGCAAGATCTCCGGCGCGGTCGGGACGCACGCGAACATCAGCCCGGAAGTCGAGACCTGGGTCTGCGAGAGCCTGGGCCTGAAGGCGGCGGACGTCAGCACGCAGATCTTGCAGCGCGACCGGCATGCGCAGGTCGTCACGACGATCGCGATCCTGGCCGGATCGCTGGAGAAGTTCGCAACCGAGCTTCGCAACTTGCAGCGCACCGAGATCCTGGAAGTGCAGGAGTTCTTCGCGGTCGGACAGCGCGGCTCCTCGGCGATGCCGCACAAGCGCAACCCGTGGAACTCCGAGACCGTCAGCGGCCTCGCGCGCGTCATTCGCGGATTTGTGGTCCCAGCCCTGGAGAACGTGACCACGTGGCATGAGCGCGATCTGGCGAACTCCTCGGTGGAGCGCGTGATCCTGCCCGACACCTGCGTACTGATGGACTGGATGCTGCGCAAATTTACGAACATTCTGGATACGCTCAACGTCTACCCAGAGAACATGAAGAAGAACCTGGAGAAGATGGGCGGACTCGTCGCATCCGAACAGGTCATGCTGGCGCTGATCGAAAAGGGCCTGTCGCGCGACGACGCCTACAAGGTCGCGCAGCGCAACGCCGCGAAGGCTTGGGAAGGCGAGGATTTCGCCACCGCCGTCGCCGCCGACCCGCTGGTCACCGCGAACCTGACGCCCGAGGAAGTGGCGAAGGCGTTCGATATCCGATATCACTTGAAGCACGTCGACGAGACGTTCCAGAAACTTGGCCTGCTTCCGCAGGAGAACACGGGAGGCGACCAATGGCGCGGGTAA
- a CDS encoding DinB family protein produces MNNQMIIDTETFAMLIESQYEDMISAAEKIGVGHAEWKPLGKGRTILSQLQECAVRAHQVLGTLNGEAAGGPPSPEALTQYATFETAIQGCRANASALAAKLRTLSPEDLQQTTNNRFGEFSFARLIVGAYWNASYHEGQIVYIGSLLEEASA; encoded by the coding sequence ATGAATAACCAAATGATAATCGACACGGAAACGTTCGCGATGCTGATCGAAAGTCAGTACGAGGACATGATCTCCGCCGCAGAAAAGATCGGCGTGGGTCATGCAGAATGGAAACCGCTCGGCAAGGGTCGAACGATTCTCAGCCAGCTTCAAGAATGCGCCGTTCGCGCCCATCAAGTATTGGGGACACTGAACGGAGAAGCCGCCGGCGGGCCGCCCTCACCGGAAGCACTGACTCAATACGCCACATTTGAGACGGCAATTCAAGGATGCCGCGCCAACGCATCCGCCCTCGCCGCCAAACTGCGCACGCTCTCTCCGGAAGACCTGCAACAAACAACAAACAATCGGTTCGGCGAGTTTTCGTTTGCGCGCCTAATCGTCGGCGCCTATTGGAACGCCTCGTATCACGAAGGGCAAATCGTTTACATCGGCAGTTTGCTGGAAGAGGCAAGCGCGTAA
- a CDS encoding AbrB/MazE/SpoVT family DNA-binding domain-containing protein: MKVTTKGQVTIPQEIREQLGIHPGADVEFKIDGDAVKIIPIRKGASVGKRLVDQMRGKATIKMSTDEILALTRGDA; the protein is encoded by the coding sequence ATGAAAGTCACGACTAAAGGGCAAGTTACGATCCCACAGGAAATACGAGAACAACTCGGCATTCATCCGGGTGCTGATGTCGAGTTCAAAATCGACGGAGACGCCGTCAAGATTATTCCGATTCGCAAAGGGGCTTCTGTTGGCAAGCGTCTGGTGGATCAGATGCGAGGCAAGGCAACTATCAAGATGAGTACGGATGAAATTCTTGCGTTGACGAGGGGAGACGCATGA
- a CDS encoding type II toxin-antitoxin system VapC family toxin, which translates to MNGTLVDSNVLLDVLTSDSQWSVWSSNMLDQCSNGGPLCINPIIFAEVSVSFGTIEDVEAAIPEALLRRLDLPLEAAFLAGKAFLRYRQQGGTRTSTMPDFFIGAHAAVTGLRLLTRDDKRYRTYFPTIDLLSP; encoded by the coding sequence ATGAACGGAACGTTGGTTGACAGTAACGTGCTGCTAGATGTACTCACCAGCGATTCGCAATGGTCGGTGTGGTCATCCAATATGTTGGACCAATGCTCAAATGGCGGACCGCTTTGCATCAATCCCATCATATTTGCAGAAGTTTCCGTTAGCTTCGGTACTATTGAAGATGTCGAAGCCGCAATACCAGAGGCTCTCCTTCGACGTCTCGATTTGCCATTAGAGGCTGCGTTTCTGGCGGGCAAGGCATTTCTGCGTTATCGCCAGCAGGGCGGAACTCGCACATCGACTATGCCTGATTTTTTCATCGGCGCCCATGCGGCTGTAACTGGCCTTCGATTATTGACTCGTGACGATAAGCGCTACCGCACTTACTTTCCAACGATTGATTTACTCTCGCCTTAA
- a CDS encoding GNAT family N-acetyltransferase: MDILLSDTLTGPRIQLRPLQASDGAALVEAASDGELWNLPFTVVPSAETVERYLQIALEGQAAGTVMPFVIQSLESHRVLGTTRFWKIDRQNRKLEIGHTWLSASWQRTFVNTEAKFLMLSYAFEKLHCVRVQFTTDEINEKSRRAILRLGAKEEGVVRHERIMPDGRKRNSVRFSIIDDEWPQVREALKERLNSSLRRE, from the coding sequence ATGGACATACTACTATCGGACACACTCACCGGACCACGGATCCAGCTCCGGCCGTTGCAGGCGTCGGATGGAGCCGCGCTGGTCGAAGCCGCCTCGGACGGCGAACTCTGGAATCTGCCATTTACGGTCGTCCCGTCTGCGGAAACCGTAGAGCGCTATCTCCAGATCGCGCTCGAAGGCCAGGCGGCGGGGACGGTCATGCCCTTCGTCATCCAATCCCTCGAATCCCATCGGGTTTTAGGCACCACGCGTTTCTGGAAGATCGATCGTCAAAACCGAAAGCTGGAAATCGGCCACACCTGGCTTTCCGCCTCATGGCAGCGAACCTTTGTGAACACCGAAGCCAAATTCCTGATGCTGAGCTACGCCTTCGAGAAACTCCATTGCGTACGCGTGCAATTTACGACGGACGAGATCAACGAAAAATCCCGCCGCGCAATTCTGCGCTTAGGAGCCAAAGAAGAAGGCGTCGTCCGCCACGAACGCATCATGCCCGACGGCCGCAAACGCAACTCCGTCCGGTTCAGCATTATCGACGACGAATGGCCGCAGGTTCGGGAGGCGCTGAAAGAAAGGTTAAATAGCAGCTTAAGGCGAGAGTAA
- a CDS encoding ATP-binding protein — protein sequence MTVLETSSAALSLRLFGPMQIRMAGHPAPAPHSRKSLWLLALLLLRHGRPVERDWLAEMLWPDADAAQAATNLRPVLSGLRRALGSERSRLQSPNPHTLCFELSGVDVDLIAFDAAISDGGAEALTRAVALYQGPLLESCAEEWVGQERESRKRDCLKALRTLAETALAAGDPATATRHYRHAVELDPWGDGTRRGLMEALTQNGDTNAALQVYRDFTQLLRNDPGAAPDQQTSALYRRLRAEADKTTHAPVRPLPGAEREPAVNGRLPHALTDLIGREDERMEVAMRLRQSRLTTLTGPGGIGKTRLAAAVANEAAREYADGVWLVALEALSDGSQVAAQIAGVLGLKEEPERPLLQSLTERLRAQRLLLVLDNCEHVLESCAQIAEGLLQECADLRILTTSREPLRITGETDWTVPSLTTPSLSHLPPGRATLLRMLMGYESVQLFVERAQGVQKGFQLTQGNALPVAQICARLEGSPLAIELAAAWVRALTVDQIATRLDNHLNLLTDGGPTPPRQQTLRATLDWSYDLLSDTERVLLRRLSVFAGGWSLEAAERVCAGASIAPSQIVDLLDSLVNKSLVTFKSHEAEAQEAPGRYRFLEMTRQYARERLAANDELDAVRSRHRDHFLELAEGAYAQWRRVDEAKWRRRLEAERDNLRAALDWSAEDKRGAQDGLRLAGALFPSWSAWNEYREGRMFLQRALIQPDAQAPTAARARALFGEAILAQRQGDDTAARSQFEQSLSIFRELGDTMQIASTLGSLGDVTHRQGDHDAARALYEEAQTLYQSTVGDFQNAENNDRNCAGLSHLGLLAFNRGDYVSASELGEQSLDLHRTLGDREGCAIELNNLGNVAWILGDHALARTRLEESIDLFRMMGDQRILFPLNNLGRLMCDRGDRASARACYEESLILCQEWGDKATSAESLEEIATTLLAQNEAAKAVRLLGASQSVRDSIGALLPSDKQEERDRQIEQSRQALGDTAFDAAWDKGRALTWEQAIAYALGDAEIDAIFTQESRAK from the coding sequence ATGACTGTTCTCGAAACATCCTCCGCCGCGCTCAGCCTCAGACTGTTTGGCCCGATGCAGATCCGCATGGCGGGCCATCCTGCGCCCGCTCCGCACTCCCGCAAGTCACTATGGCTGCTGGCGCTGCTGCTCCTGCGCCACGGGCGCCCTGTCGAGCGCGATTGGCTGGCGGAAATGCTCTGGCCGGACGCCGACGCCGCGCAGGCCGCGACCAATCTGCGCCCCGTTCTGAGCGGCCTGCGGCGGGCGCTCGGAAGCGAGCGAAGCCGGCTGCAATCGCCGAATCCGCACACTCTTTGTTTCGAGCTGTCGGGAGTGGATGTGGATCTGATCGCATTCGACGCGGCGATTTCCGACGGCGGCGCGGAGGCTCTGACGCGGGCGGTCGCACTGTATCAGGGTCCGCTGCTGGAGAGCTGCGCCGAGGAATGGGTCGGACAGGAGCGCGAATCACGAAAGAGGGATTGCCTGAAAGCGCTGCGGACACTGGCGGAAACGGCGCTGGCGGCGGGAGATCCGGCCACGGCGACGCGCCATTACCGGCATGCGGTAGAACTGGATCCATGGGGCGATGGGACGCGGCGGGGATTGATGGAGGCGCTGACGCAAAACGGGGATACGAACGCCGCCCTTCAGGTCTATCGGGATTTCACCCAACTGCTCCGAAACGATCCCGGCGCCGCGCCGGATCAACAAACGAGCGCTCTCTACCGACGCCTGCGGGCAGAGGCCGATAAGACAACGCATGCGCCGGTGCGGCCTCTGCCAGGCGCGGAGAGGGAGCCGGCTGTCAACGGGCGCCTGCCTCATGCCTTGACCGACCTGATTGGGCGCGAGGACGAGCGTATGGAAGTCGCAATGCGGCTGCGACAGTCGCGGCTGACAACGCTGACGGGGCCAGGGGGTATCGGCAAGACTCGTTTGGCGGCGGCGGTGGCGAACGAGGCCGCACGGGAGTACGCCGACGGAGTATGGCTGGTGGCCCTGGAAGCTCTCTCCGATGGATCACAGGTCGCGGCGCAAATCGCGGGCGTATTGGGTCTGAAGGAGGAGCCGGAGCGCCCCCTGCTTCAGAGCTTGACCGAACGATTACGCGCCCAGCGTCTCCTCCTCGTGCTGGACAACTGCGAGCATGTCCTGGAGAGCTGCGCCCAGATCGCCGAGGGCCTGCTCCAAGAATGCGCGGATCTGCGCATTCTGACCACGAGCCGGGAGCCGCTGCGAATCACCGGCGAGACCGACTGGACTGTCCCCAGCCTCACGACTCCAAGCCTGAGCCATCTGCCGCCCGGACGGGCGACGCTGCTGCGGATGCTGATGGGATACGAGAGCGTGCAGCTATTTGTGGAGCGAGCGCAGGGAGTCCAGAAGGGATTCCAACTGACCCAAGGCAACGCATTACCGGTCGCTCAGATTTGCGCGCGTCTGGAAGGATCGCCTCTGGCGATCGAACTGGCCGCCGCCTGGGTTCGCGCGCTGACCGTGGACCAGATCGCTACGCGCTTGGACAACCACCTAAATCTGCTGACCGACGGCGGCCCGACCCCGCCCCGGCAGCAAACATTGCGTGCGACATTGGACTGGTCCTACGATCTGTTAAGCGATACGGAGCGCGTTCTTCTGAGGCGGCTCTCGGTCTTCGCGGGCGGCTGGAGTCTGGAAGCGGCCGAGCGCGTATGCGCCGGAGCAAGCATCGCGCCCTCGCAGATCGTGGATCTGCTGGATTCCCTGGTGAACAAGTCCCTGGTCACTTTTAAGTCTCATGAAGCGGAAGCGCAGGAGGCGCCAGGACGCTATCGATTTCTGGAGATGACTCGCCAATATGCCCGCGAGCGGCTGGCGGCGAACGATGAGTTAGATGCCGTTCGATCCCGGCATCGGGATCACTTCCTGGAACTGGCGGAAGGAGCCTACGCTCAGTGGCGACGCGTCGATGAGGCAAAGTGGCGACGGCGTCTGGAAGCCGAACGCGACAATCTGCGCGCAGCGCTGGACTGGAGCGCAGAGGACAAGCGGGGGGCACAGGATGGCCTGAGATTGGCGGGCGCGCTATTCCCGTCCTGGTCCGCCTGGAACGAATATCGCGAGGGGCGCATGTTCCTCCAGAGGGCGCTAATCCAGCCGGACGCACAGGCCCCGACAGCAGCGCGGGCCAGAGCTCTATTCGGAGAAGCCATCCTCGCGCAACGTCAGGGCGACGATACGGCGGCGCGATCGCAATTTGAACAAAGCTTGAGTATCTTTCGGGAATTAGGCGACACGATGCAGATCGCCAGCACGCTGGGCAGCCTGGGCGACGTCACCCATCGCCAGGGCGATCATGACGCAGCCCGAGCACTCTATGAAGAGGCCCAAACGCTCTATCAGTCAACGGTCGGCGATTTCCAGAACGCAGAGAACAACGATCGAAACTGTGCGGGACTTAGCCATCTGGGCCTTCTTGCTTTCAATCGAGGCGACTATGTTTCGGCAAGCGAGCTTGGAGAGCAATCTCTGGATTTGCATCGAACACTCGGCGATAGAGAAGGCTGCGCCATAGAACTGAACAACCTGGGCAACGTGGCCTGGATACTCGGCGACCACGCTCTCGCGCGCACTCGGCTTGAGGAGAGCATCGACCTATTTCGCATGATGGGCGACCAAAGGATCCTCTTTCCGCTGAACAATCTGGGGCGGTTAATGTGTGATCGCGGCGATCGGGCGTCAGCACGAGCATGCTATGAGGAAAGCCTGATCCTGTGTCAGGAATGGGGAGATAAAGCAACATCTGCAGAGAGTCTGGAGGAGATTGCTACGACTTTGCTGGCGCAGAACGAAGCCGCAAAAGCGGTGCGTTTATTGGGCGCTTCCCAGTCAGTGCGAGACAGCATCGGCGCCCTCTTACCTTCCGACAAACAAGAAGAACGCGACCGGCAGATCGAGCAGTCCCGTCAAGCGCTGGGCGACACCGCATTCGACGCCGCCTGGGACAAAGGCCGCGCCCTGACCTGGGAGCAGGCCATTGCCTATGCGCTGGGAGACGCCGAGATCGACGCCATTTTCACTCAGGAATCCCGCGCAAAATGA
- a CDS encoding alpha/beta fold hydrolase — protein sequence MNIIPGAVALAAVLAASALTPSDAAAPTPSAKPTIVLVHGAFADASGWRHVIPILEKDGYRVIAVQNSLFSLTEDVTTTKRVIDAQTGPVVVVGHSYGGAVITGAAAGESNVKALVYLAAFAPDADEPVGALNDKYPTDLTAALAPDAAGFGYIDAAKFHSIFCADVDEEEARIMAVTQKPVAIASFGATVPAAAWKTIPTWYLVSQEDRTINPDQERFFAKRMGAHTSEIKASHCAFISHPKEIVAFIEQAATAVTK from the coding sequence ATGAACATTATTCCCGGCGCCGTCGCTCTCGCGGCTGTTCTCGCCGCCAGCGCGCTCACTCCGTCCGACGCCGCGGCTCCCACGCCGTCCGCCAAGCCCACCATCGTGCTTGTCCACGGAGCCTTCGCCGACGCCAGCGGCTGGCGGCATGTCATCCCGATCCTGGAGAAGGACGGATATCGTGTCATCGCCGTACAGAACTCGCTTTTCTCTTTGACGGAAGACGTCACCACCACGAAGCGGGTGATCGACGCACAGACTGGTCCCGTTGTCGTCGTTGGACATTCCTACGGCGGCGCGGTCATCACGGGAGCGGCGGCAGGCGAATCCAATGTCAAGGCGCTGGTTTATCTGGCCGCCTTCGCTCCGGACGCCGACGAGCCCGTTGGGGCGCTCAATGATAAGTATCCCACCGATCTTACGGCGGCGCTTGCTCCCGACGCCGCCGGTTTTGGTTATATCGACGCCGCCAAATTCCACTCCATCTTCTGCGCGGATGTCGACGAGGAAGAGGCGCGCATTATGGCGGTCACGCAAAAGCCCGTCGCCATCGCGTCATTTGGCGCCACCGTCCCCGCCGCTGCATGGAAGACCATCCCGACATGGTATCTGGTGTCCCAGGAAGATCGTACGATCAATCCCGACCAGGAGCGGTTCTTCGCCAAGCGCATGGGCGCCCACACGAGTGAAATCAAGGCAAGCCATTGCGCCTTCATCTCGCATCCAAAGGAGATCGTCGCGTTTATCGAGCAGGCGGCGACAGCCGTCACAAAGTGA
- a CDS encoding ATP-binding protein has protein sequence MTISAATPQPFRLTLFGPMRIAVEGKAPAGPRSRKALWLLALLTLRHGRPVDRAWLAETLWPDTDPGQALANLRPVLSDLRRTLASEAPRLQSPKRHTLVLDLTGAQADVAAFDAAISDGAPASLAQAAALYGGPLLEGCSEEWIEAERKTREQNCLRALLTLAEAAMTARDTDSAVRYYRRAVDLAPWRDEARRGLMEALAQSGDTNAALEVYRNFTQLLRDDPRAAPDKKSAALYMRLRASARKQPRPQDPPAASWEQKPSISGYLPHAPTDLIGREEEIREVAARLRRSRLVTLVGPGGIGKTRLALAVAREAAPEHADGAWLVALDALSDGRQVAAQIAGVLGLKEEPERPLLQSLTERLRAQRLLLVLDNCEHVLESCAQIVWPLLRDCPGLHILITSREALKIAGETEWTVPSLTAPNSDHLPMERATRLRTLMGYESVQLFVERAQEVQNGFQLTDDNALPIVQICARLEGLPLAIELAAAWVRAMTTEQIAARLDDRLALLNHVDGQVERAGQPPPRQQTLRATLDWSYDLLSDAERVLLRRLSVFAGGWSLEAAERVCAGPDITSAQVLDVMISLLDKSFIAFGPGANEDQEAAGRYRFLEMTRQYARERLAANGEQEDLRTRHRDFFLELAEDAYAQWWRVDEGKWRRRLESERDNLRTALDWSDQDPQGAEAGVRLANALFPARSGWSEYREGRALLRRALSRADAQHLTTHRAKALFGEAFLAQCQGDYEAARTLFEQSLSIFRELGDTLPIAGTLGSLGDVARHQGDHAPAHAFYTEAQTLYEEYLRILGAEDRTAKTSILNYLGILAYNQHDYASARRWGEQCLDLHRAQDDRLGCATELNNLGNLDRELGDQALAFARYEESFRLFRALDDQRMLLPLKNLARTMCSQGDLAAARAYYEEIMILCQEWGDKATFANGLEGIAAVLLAQDEAAKAVRLWGASQSLRDSIGVPIPPDEQKERDRQIEQSRQALGDAAFDAAWDKGRDLTSEQAIAYALGDAEIDAVFTQESLAS, from the coding sequence ATGACCATTTCCGCAGCAACTCCCCAGCCGTTTCGCCTGACTCTCTTTGGCCCGATGCGAATTGCCGTGGAGGGGAAGGCGCCGGCCGGCCCGCGCTCTCGAAAAGCGCTGTGGCTGCTCGCGCTGCTGACCCTGCGCCATGGACGGCCGGTGGATCGCGCGTGGCTGGCGGAAACCCTCTGGCCCGATACCGATCCGGGGCAGGCGCTGGCGAACTTGCGCCCGGTCCTGAGCGATCTGCGCCGCACCCTCGCTTCCGAAGCGCCGCGTCTCCAGTCGCCCAAGCGGCACACACTCGTGCTGGATCTGACGGGCGCGCAGGCGGACGTGGCCGCGTTCGACGCGGCGATTTCCGACGGCGCGCCGGCGTCTCTGGCCCAAGCGGCGGCGCTGTACGGCGGGCCGCTGCTGGAGGGCTGCTCCGAGGAATGGATCGAGGCGGAGCGCAAAACGCGTGAGCAGAACTGTCTGCGCGCGCTTCTCACTCTGGCGGAGGCCGCGATGACGGCGCGCGATACTGACAGTGCGGTGCGATACTATCGCCGCGCCGTGGATCTGGCGCCGTGGCGGGACGAAGCGCGGCGAGGGCTCATGGAGGCGCTGGCCCAGAGCGGGGACACCAACGCCGCCCTGGAAGTCTACCGAAACTTCACCCAGCTGCTCCGCGACGATCCGCGAGCCGCGCCGGATAAAAAGTCGGCCGCGCTCTACATGCGTCTGCGCGCTTCCGCGCGCAAGCAGCCCCGCCCTCAGGATCCGCCGGCGGCTTCCTGGGAACAGAAGCCGTCAATCAGCGGCTACCTCCCTCATGCCCCGACGGATTTGATTGGGCGCGAGGAGGAGATCCGCGAAGTCGCCGCGCGTCTGAGGCGGTCGCGCCTGGTGACACTGGTGGGACCTGGCGGAATCGGCAAGACCCGCCTGGCGCTGGCCGTGGCGCGCGAAGCGGCGCCGGAGCACGCCGACGGAGCGTGGCTCGTGGCTCTCGACGCGCTTTCCGACGGACGCCAGGTCGCGGCGCAAATCGCGGGCGTATTGGGTCTGAAGGAGGAGCCGGAGCGCCCCCTGCTTCAGAGCTTGACCGAACGATTACGCGCCCAGCGTCTCCTCCTCGTGCTGGACAACTGCGAGCATGTCCTGGAGAGCTGCGCTCAGATCGTCTGGCCGCTGCTCAGAGACTGTCCCGGCCTGCACATCCTCATCACCAGCCGCGAGGCGCTGAAGATCGCCGGCGAGACCGAATGGACCGTCCCCAGCCTCACCGCGCCGAATTCGGATCATCTGCCGATGGAGCGAGCGACGCGGCTACGGACGCTGATGGGATACGAGAGCGTACAGCTTTTCGTGGAGCGCGCGCAGGAGGTTCAGAACGGATTCCAACTGACCGATGACAATGCTTTGCCGATCGTCCAGATCTGCGCGCGGCTGGAGGGGCTTCCCCTAGCGATCGAGCTGGCGGCGGCGTGGGTCCGTGCGATGACGACGGAGCAGATCGCGGCTCGCCTGGATGACCGACTGGCGCTGCTGAATCATGTCGACGGACAGGTCGAACGCGCGGGGCAGCCCCCGCCCCGGCAGCAAACATTGCGGGCGACTTTGGACTGGTCTTACGATCTGTTAAGCGATGCGGAGCGCGTTCTTTTGAGGCGGCTCTCGGTCTTCGCGGGCGGCTGGAGTCTGGAAGCGGCCGAGCGCGTGTGCGCCGGGCCGGACATCACGTCCGCCCAGGTCCTGGATGTGATGATCTCCCTGCTCGACAAGTCGTTCATTGCATTTGGCCCAGGAGCCAACGAGGACCAGGAGGCCGCCGGACGCTATCGCTTCCTGGAGATGACTCGGCAGTACGCCCGCGAACGGCTGGCGGCGAACGGCGAGCAGGAGGACCTTCGGACCCGGCATCGGGATTTCTTCCTGGAGCTTGCGGAAGACGCCTACGCGCAATGGTGGCGCGTCGATGAGGGAAAGTGGCGGCGGCGCCTGGAATCCGAACGCGACAATCTGCGCACGGCTCTGGATTGGAGCGACCAGGACCCGCAAGGGGCAGAGGCTGGAGTGAGATTGGCGAACGCGCTCTTCCCAGCCAGATCTGGTTGGAGTGAATATCGCGAGGGACGCGCGCTGCTCCGACGGGCGCTGTCTCGGGCAGACGCCCAGCACTTGACAACCCACCGAGCCAAGGCGCTGTTCGGGGAAGCCTTTCTCGCGCAATGTCAAGGGGACTATGAGGCGGCGCGAACGCTGTTTGAACAAAGTCTGAGCATCTTTCGGGAGTTAGGCGACACGCTTCCGATCGCCGGCACGCTCGGAAGTCTCGGCGATGTCGCCCGTCATCAAGGCGATCATGCGCCAGCGCACGCGTTCTATACGGAGGCGCAGACACTCTATGAGGAATATTTGCGTATTTTAGGAGCAGAGGATCGTACCGCCAAGACAAGCATCCTCAACTATCTGGGCATTCTTGCTTATAATCAACACGACTACGCATCGGCGCGTCGGTGGGGAGAACAATGTCTGGATCTTCATCGCGCGCAGGACGATCGACTGGGCTGCGCCACCGAGCTGAACAATCTGGGAAATCTTGATCGAGAGCTTGGCGATCAAGCTTTGGCGTTTGCTCGCTACGAGGAGAGTTTCCGTCTATTTCGCGCGTTGGATGATCAAAGAATGCTCCTCCCGCTGAAAAATCTGGCGCGAACAATGTGCAGCCAAGGCGATCTGGCAGCGGCGCGCGCATACTACGAGGAAATCATGATTCTCTGTCAGGAATGGGGAGATAAAGCAACATTCGCGAATGGCCTGGAAGGAATCGCCGCAGTGCTTCTGGCGCAGGACGAAGCCGCGAAAGCGGTGCGTCTATGGGGCGCTTCCCAGTCACTGCGAGACAGCATCGGCGTCCCCATCCCTCCCGACGAACAAAAAGAACGCGACCGACAGATCGAGCAGTCCCGTCAAGCGCTGGGCGACGCCGCGTTCGACGCCGCCTGGGACAAAGGCCGCGACCTGACATCGGAACAGGCTATCGCCTATGCGCTGGGAGACGCCGAGATCGACGCCGTTTTCACTCAAGAATCCCTCGCATCGTGA